GTGcggacctccccccccccccttccctctcatGAGCGCGCCCAGAGCCTCCCCTGCCCTTGCCGTGAGCAGGGCTGGGCCGAGACCATGCGGAGCCGGCGGGGGAAGGAGCGATGGCGGCCATGTGCTCTCCCGCGCCGGGCCCGGGACGCTGGAGGGAGGGgtactggggggcggggggttgggatCGCGGCGAGGGGGGAGTttgtggggtggggcagtgctGGGACCGCCGTGGGGGGGCTACAAAGGGGGATTTACCAGGGCCGCGGGGAGCACCCCACTGaatgggggcgggtgggggggggaagcggggtgGTCACTGGGGCGCCTCAGCCATCAGCATCGTGCCCGAGCAGCTGCCCCTCCACGCACAGCCGGGGGAGCCCCCTCTCCTGGGCTCCGAGCAGCTGCCCCTCCACGCACAGCCGGGGGAGCCCCCTCTCCTGGGCTCCGAGCAGCTGCCCCTCCACGCACAGCCGGGGGAGCCCCCTCTCCTGGGCTCCGAGCAGCTGCCCCTCCACGCACAGCCGGGGGAGCCCCCTCTCCTGGGCTCGCTGAGCCCCTCCGAGCGCCTGCCAGGGACATGGTCCAGCTGGGCTGCCCCCCGCCTGCGTTCAGCTTGCGATGGGCACTTACCCAGCGGGCTCTGTTCAGAAAGGTGCCGAGTTGCTACCAGCTCAAATTCTCTCCCACCACGTCCTCTGATGTCGCTGTTCAGGGCTGGAAGCGTAGAGTTGTGTTTGTATCAACTTTCATAGCGGCTCTAGGTAAAAGCCATCTAGTTTAGGACACTTAAAACCAACTGTCTTGACTAACAGCTTCTCTAAGGCCTCGTcttcatggggggtggggaggggacgtCTGTTCTTAACTGGAGGTAACTTTCTAGGGAAGATGAGGTATTTTGTAGTTTTAATATAGCTTGGCAGTTAAAGACTAGGCTCCTGCAGAACTCGACCTTGCAACTCATGAAAACTGCCTCATCTTTACTAGGATTTTATCTtgagttaggtttcagagtattgcaaggcactgaatttagccgtatagagtggaaatctgtcaaactTCATCTTGAGTTAGCTAACTCAAgctaagaacacactttttttttttttttttttttttttttttgtaactacaACAGGGCTCCAGCGAGCTGGGAACAAGTCCCTGGCTTCTAAAATCTGTAACAGCCTCCATGATAAGATTTTAATTCTCTTTCAGAATGCGTTACGTTGCAGCTTATCTTCTGGCCGTCCTTGGGGGCAACGAGTCCCCCGCTTCAAAGGATTTGAAGAAGATTCTTGACAGTGTAGGCATTGAGACGGATGATGAACGCCTGAACAAGGTGACAATGCAGTAACTAACAGTGTAATATCCAAATGGGAGCCATTTCTGTATTCGCTTGACTATGAATCTTATCTTATTAATCCAAGgggtattaaaaatatttgtttcgtTCCAAGTGTGGGTATGTATGTGGTTATGGTCTCTCAAGTGCCAATTGCCCAATAAAAAGTATTTGGGGTAGCATTTCTGTAGATCTCAGGCTCTCTTATTTACAAAAATTCAGCCTGAATAACCTCACTGGACAGAGCTACTAGAAGCTGTGTTTCTAACTGATAAGtctctgagtagcagccatgttggtctgtattcgcaaaaagaaaaggagtacttgtggcacctcagagactaaccaatttatttgagcataagctttcgtgagctacagctcacttcatcggatgcattcagtggaaaatacagtggggagatttgtatacatagagaacatgaaacaatgggtgttaccatacacactgtaaccagagtgatcacttaaggtgagctattaattGGTCTGTAATTAGAGAGACAGGTGGTGATATCCTgcaactgacacagctacaactacgcTGCATACAACAAGGTCTGCCTAATGGCTCTTATTAGAGGCTGGTAGTTGCCTGGttagtggcaaaaaaaaaattcctgtgagATAGTGTTCAATTTGCAGTTATGCACAGCCTCAAAATAAATTGATCTAATTCTAGTGGAGGGTTCTACCTTTTAGCCAAAAGGTAGAACATCAGAATGGTCCCTCctgcccaatatcctgtcttctgacagtggctaatgccaggtgccccagagggaatgaacagaacaggtaatcatcaagtgattgatccctgtcgcccattcccagcttctggcaacattATTGCACTACATTTATGGTGTGCCAAATATATACACAGCATTTTCCATAAAACACACAAGCCCTTGTATCTGCTTCAAGGGACATATGTCAACTAGTCATACAAagattttgaggccagaagaGACGACTGTGTCCTCTAGTtggacctcctgtgtatcacaggccgtTAATACAAGGTGGCCACTAATACAATCCAGCCATTCTCACACTAAACCTAACAActggaattagaccaaagtattatagCCCTTAGGACACAAACTATTGTGTGCCACGGGCAGAGCATAGGAAACACTGAGGTGGACCAATGTCTGAGGCTCTTGCAATGGCAGGGAAGTAAATGAGATACACCCAGATGATACAATACCTAGGAAAAAACATAAAGATTCTGCAGGGTTAGTGTCAGCCTGGAGATCAGTGTTGAAAGGCTGTGTGGCAGAGAAGGGCTTGAAGGAAGATTGGGAAGAGAGATTTAAATACTTCTCATAATGTGGTGgtgttttaaaaggtgtttaaaaagaaaacaattgaaATTCTATAAGAATTTTTCAAACGAGAAATCATCTTATTTGCAGACACGGTGTGTCAGGTATTGCAAGAGATGCATTAAGAGAGAGGGTATGGGGGAAACTAGGTTTTTCAGATGGATAGTTGTAATCTTCAGAAATCCAACCAAAAGAGTGGTTAGTTCTCTCTAACCAGAATCCATGCAGTACTAGGATATAGTTCTGCACCCTGAAATAGAGGTTCTTATTCTGTTGTGTGTTTCAGATTGACACTTATTTATTATAGTTACCAGGGCCTTTATAAACTCACCTAGTTTTCACTGATCATCCCTTTCCCACAATGTTATGTTGGAATTTGTTCTTGTCATCATTGACTTATCTGTATTTGTTAACACTGACCGGATCTTACTCCAATATAACTCTAGAGGACTCTTCAAACACACCTTTCCGagtaaataaacacaaacatGGCAATTCACATATTGCATGCTTCACTTGAGCAGGAGATTAGTTGCTGAAAAATGTTGTTTAGATGTGTCCCTATCGCTGAGCTGCAATGTATTTTGACTTTACAGTTCCTATCGTTAGAATCTGGCCTCCACTGTTTGTTCACATTGGTTTGTGACTCTcctttataaatttgttagtctctaaggtgccacaagtactccttttctttttgcgaatacagactaacacggctgctactctgaaacctgtcctttatCCTGCACTGCTATCCAATAGCTGAAATACACCGGGAGGAGCTGCAGCACCCTTGACCTTTAATGCTTGTTTCGGAGATGGTAGCAGTTTCTGTTTTCCTGTTTAATCTTTGCCAGCCTGGACTCCAATTTTGATAGTAAAATTTCCATTCCAGTGAAATGCTAAAGCCCAGCTGATCATTTCAGCTTATGTCAGAGTACTGAGGAACACACATGCTGGTTCAGGATCCCGTGCTGCAGAGCATGCGCGTGGAAGGGGGTACAGCATCAGTTTCATAAATGCCTAACAAACCATTGCAGAGGGTCTGTTTTGTGACTTGTAGAAGGCTTCTATAGTCTTCATTGCTGTGAGCTTCCTGAATTCATTGTGAACTCATTGAAATGGATTTCATGAGGAGATGACTACAGAAAAGCACGGGTGCTCCAGTGTGTCAGTCTTCAGTTTTCATTCATggcacaattttcagagtagaagccgtgttagtctgtatctgcaaaaaaaacaggagtacttgtggcaccttagagactaacatatttatttgagcataagcttttgtgggctacagcccacttcatcggatgcataggatGGGACATATAGTAAGATACATATAGATAAGCTGGAAGTTaccgtacaaactgtgagaggctaactagttaagatgagctattatcatggcacacttcctgtttgtttttatttccaacTGTGGACTTGTTTGGATTTCAGTGTCCTATAAagtagatttgatttaaatcatagaTTTTAATCTTGCTTTGTATTTATACTTTTTGGTTATTCTCCTAAAAGGGAGATTGATTCGGTAACAATTGAAATATGTTGATTTGCTACTAAATATAGCTTTTATACAAAATTTGGTCCTGCTTTTTGCTAACTATGTGGACACGCTATATTTACATAAGCAGTTATAGAGTTtaacttgtatttatttttacctttGTATGTTGAACGacacatttcttatttactagattaataTTTTTTACTTGTGGCTCTGTTTGGATGGTAATTCAAATTCAgtctataaaaaacaaacagcatttaattttattttatcaaaaattatcttgaatgtgCCTGATACTGAAGGAAGAAAGttaatcaaaacatgtttttctgttaaaactgatttattaaacataGAAAATATTATCTATAGTTGTtgaattgaactgattatttctggtCACTGTGTCCTTatttttagaactagtagatctcatcatCACACCTagcttttattcatagattggaagagggaaAGCAAGTTTCCCTGCTTCTTCAGCTcccaattggtttcttaactttgaatgaactagtcattgaactgaattaGAGGaataaactgaaacaaagaaaataatctcTGTAGAGAGCTCCTGCTGTCAAAatctggtttagcacttcagccAGCTCTGGTTCCTGGTGCTTAACCAGTGCTTTTCCCCAGTTCAGTggcttgactttctttaaaacttcagcagcaaacgTACTATTTAATactatttttgtaattatttaaatgattttaatagatcaTAAATTTAGGTCTTAATGTAGGttgtcaatttaaaattaaattttaaataagttattttaaaaaaccctatattCATTGTTTCTTCTCCCGAGAAATAGGGCAAGATGGAGATTTACAAGCAGCTGGTTAGGTGGTATTACACAGAAGCCTGATTGAATAACAGTTAAAACAGCATATCAAACAATTTGTTTTAATACTTTATATGCAATTTCCTTAGGTTATTGGTGAACTGAACGGAAAAAATATAGAGGATGTCATTGCTCAGGGTAAGTAAAatctcatggggggggggtgacatTTATGATTGCCTTTATAGTTCAGTCACTATTTTTAAAGACCCTTAAGAGCAGAGAATtactggatttttcttttttctttttttccattttgtttttcctcattaAATCAGACTTGCTTTAGAGGGCTCTCAATTAAGATAGAAATTGGGATAAATCATGTAATGGGTAGGGGTCCATCCTAATTCCTGCAGGTCAGTGCCAGTACCTGCTAGGTTTCGCTTGTGGACCAGATTAAAGTGGAAAGTGCTCTTAAATATGAGTTTACAGTTAGTCTGCTCGTAACAAGAGTTTTCTGGACATGTTGCTAGGTGGGAGAATGAGCCAGACTTTAGCATTCTAAATTGTAACTCTTGGTTTACCCAATTGTGTTCTTGAACTTTCTTTCTCCGAGAAGTCACTTCATGAACTAAATCCTTCGTTCACGAGCCTTCAGTTTATTTCAGGGAGACCTAGAAGTGATAAATCTTATTGAGAGAGaacactgaagtaaaaaaaaaaaatcatattttaccTTCAGtgcaaaattaataaatataaatttagaAAGGCACAACAATTTGAATGTGCCACTTACTGAATATTTTGCTCTGACCAAATACATTGTTTTTATATAGCAT
This DNA window, taken from Dermochelys coriacea isolate rDerCor1 chromosome 6, rDerCor1.pri.v4, whole genome shotgun sequence, encodes the following:
- the RPLP2 gene encoding 60S acidic ribosomal protein P2, with product MRYVAAYLLAVLGGNESPASKDLKKILDSVGIETDDERLNKVIGELNGKNIEDVIAQGNGKLASMPVGGAVAVSAGPGSAAPAAAPAAAEEKKEEKKEESEESDDDMGFGLFD